A window from Candidatus Nitrosotenuis uzonensis encodes these proteins:
- a CDS encoding SRPBCC family protein, with protein sequence MPKIILEKTIRAKREHVFGIVANYENFQNLLPQYFTSVRVRSVRENIAVVEEHLQVGSREFVMMTKHVTKYPETHEVFVIGGDAKGSHFVEQFESVPDGTKLTVNANIKLGGISKIVGVFAKKKIALEFGKIMDEFAKIAET encoded by the coding sequence GTGCCAAAGATAATCCTTGAGAAGACAATTAGGGCAAAAAGAGAACACGTCTTTGGAATAGTGGCAAACTATGAGAACTTTCAGAACTTACTGCCTCAATACTTTACATCAGTCAGGGTGCGCTCGGTCAGAGAAAACATCGCAGTAGTGGAAGAACACCTTCAAGTGGGCTCACGTGAGTTTGTAATGATGACAAAACATGTAACAAAGTATCCGGAAACTCACGAAGTGTTCGTTATAGGCGGCGACGCAAAGGGAAGCCATTTTGTAGAACAATTTGAGAGTGTACCTGATGGAACAAAGCTTACAGTAAATGCGAACATCAAGCTTGGCGGCATCTCAAAGATTGTGGGGGTGTTTGCCAAAAAAAAGATCGCATTGGAGTTTGGA